In a genomic window of Nothobranchius furzeri strain GRZ-AD chromosome 14, NfurGRZ-RIMD1, whole genome shotgun sequence:
- the hsd3b1 gene encoding hydroxy-delta-5-steroid dehydrogenase, 3 beta- and steroid delta-isomerase 1, translating into MSLRGDVCVVTGASGFLGKRLVRLLLEEERTAEIRLLDKRVQPQLLQSLEDCRGETTLSLFEGDIRDGGFLRKALRGASTVFHIASIIDVTESVEYSELYGVNVKGTQLLLETSIQENVVSFIYTSTVEVMGPNTRGEPIINGSEDTVYDSTLKYSYGKTKREAEDRTLQANGEVLQNGGRLATCALRPMYIYGEGCRFLLSHMRDGIRNKDVLYRTSVAEALVNPVYVGNVAQAHLQAARSLKDPQKRNIIGGKFYFISDDTPPVSYSDFNHVVMSPLGFSIQKKLPLPLFFFYIVCFILETVCMMIRPFIRIAPPLTRQVLTLLNTTFTFSYQKAKKDLGYVPRYSWEEARKRTTEWLASQLPSERDKQRSK; encoded by the exons ATGTCTCTGAGAGGTGATGTGTGTGTGGTGACGGGAGCCAGTGGATTCCTGGGAAAGAGGCTGGTgaggctgctgctggaggaggagaggaCCGCTGAGATCCGACTGCTGGACAAACGCGTGCAGCCTCAGCTGTTACAGAGTCTGGAGG ACTGCAGGGGAGAAACAACACTGAGCCTGTTCGAGGGGGACATCAGAGACGGTGGTTTCTTGAGGAAAGCCCTGCGGGGGGCGTCGACCGTCTTCCACATCGCGTCCATCATCGATGTCACTGAGTCGGTGGAGTACAGCGAGCTCTATGGAGTCAACGTCAAAG GAACTCAGCTGCTTTTGGAGACAAGTATCCAAGAGAACGTGGTATCCTTCATCTACACCAGCACAGTGGAAGTGATGGGACCAAACACCAGGGGAGAGCCTATAATCAATGGCAGTGAAGACACGGTTTATGACAGCACTCTAAAGTACAGTTATGGCAAGACCAAGAGGGAGGCTGAGGACAGAACCCTTCAGGCCAACGGAGAGGTGCTCCAGAACGGAGGCAGACTCGCCACCTGTGCCCTCAGGCCCATGTACATCTACGGAGAGGGCTGCCGCTTCCTGCTGAGTCACATGAGGGACGGGATCCGAAACAAAGATGTCCTGTATCGTACATCGGTAGCAGAGGCTCTGGTGAATCCAGTTTATGTTGGAAATGTGGCCCAAGCTCACCTTCAAGCAGCCCGAAGCCTGAAAGATCCACAAAAACGGAACATCATCGGCGGaaagttttatttcatttctgaTGACACACCACCTGTGAGTTATTCAGACTTCAACCATGTTGTGATGTCTCCTCTGGGCTTCAGCATTCAGAAGAAGCTCCCATTGccactcttcttcttctacattgtTTGCTTCATTTTGGAGACAGTATGCATGATGATCCGTCCGTTCATACGCATCGCCCCTCCATTAACCCGGCAGGTCCTCACCTTGTTGAACACAACGTTCACCTTCTCCTATCAGAAAGCTAAGAAGGACCTGGGATATGTCCCCCGCTACAGCTGGGAGGAGGCACGCAAGAGAACCACTGAGTGGCTCGCCTCACAGCTGCCTTCAGAGAGGGACAAACAAAGGTCCAAATAA